One Pogona vitticeps strain Pit_001003342236 chromosome ZW-PAR, PviZW2.1, whole genome shotgun sequence genomic window, ccatggaaactgactggttGTGTGAAAcgggtaaaacaactccttaaatatctcacttaccttgcaagcCCTATTCGGGTCACTACAAGTTGGTTCCAAACTGATGGCACATAACGCACACTCATACACACAACACAGTGCCACGTAGCCCACAATTTCTTGACTAAACTTCCCAGAGGTGACAGTTGACAAGAGGGAAATGTGAAGAGTTTGTTAGTTATGTGATCCAGTAATCTCTGTGTGCTGCAACTTATTACTGTATCAGGTCGGTATCTTTATTATGCAAGAATTAATGTGTGGGCATAATTTTAATTCACTTGTTTAATGTGTAATTTTTAAGGCTAAAGCTAATTATTCACAAAGGGTTAAGCCTTAATGTAAACTTCCATAAGAAAATGTTTTCATCTTTAtagtcataaaaataaaatatccataAACAGACCAAACAAAAATATGCTTGAAGCCAGTCTAAGAATGTCCCAGAGGTTCTAGTAGGATTTTCAATGTGAGCATTTTAACATTGCTGAGCCCAGTGACTCTCTATGGCTGAAGAGGAATTTGAACACCCAGATCTCATGAATCATAGTTTGACTCTATCAGCTGAACTACACTAGGTGCCTCATATATAACTACCTAAATGTATTAGTCATAGATTTTCAgatcaacaagaaaaaaatacgTAAAATCTAACATGAGTTATGTTTGGTACCTTTGAAGGAGAGGTTTGCTCCATCAACATTAACGAATGCATGTCCCAACCATGCCAGAATGGAGGAAGCTGTATAGATCTGGTGAATAGTTATCTGTGTCACTGCCTGCCAGGCTATTCAGGTAAGAGTGAAAAGAATTAATGACGTCAATAGAGCTGGATAATAACTTCCTGGTCAAATAGTGTCCTGGAAAGGGTGCctgctttttctcttttactGTCCTTTCTTTAGTTTGCTGGCTGGATCTGAAAAATGAAAATCTGCACAAGGttaattccaaattctgaatgTGGGCAATGTTTGAACTTTACTCTGAGAATTTGTTTTTGTGGGATCCTTTGTGCAACTGAAGCTTGAGTCATACGGGTGAACTTTACTCTTGGTAATGTATTACTCAGATATTCCTGTAATCCTGAGGTGCCTCCTTTGTTAAGGTCTCATGTTGTTGAAATGGCATTTTGTGCCCAATTCAGAAAGTGGCATTACTCCTCTGCTTTGGCTTAAAAGGACAACAAGGTCCACATCTGATCTTGTGCTTCCTCCCGTTTCTTTggcactaatttttttttcactctaccccttttttaattttatcttgaCTCAGTGCAAATAAGACCTTTTTATAAAGGTTTAAGGAAcactcttccttctctgtcttgTACTGATGAGTCACCAAAAGTGAAAATTGTTTGTTCTTTTAGCTTTGTACTTCCATAACTGTACTACTCAGTTTCGTGGAACGAAGCAACTTGTGTCGTGAAACAGTGTTATAAGGTTGCCATCTTGTGGTGGACAGAGCAATCACAAAGTCTGAGATGAGCTGGTTATTAGATCCCTTCCTGAAAATGACTCATTCTGTTCCAGGCGAATTTGCAGTTCAAATACAACTCAGTCTAGGAACGTGCACAGTAGTAATAATAAAGAATACATGCAGCCTCTCCTAATATTAGACAGAATGAGGCAGCATGACATCTTAGACCAATATTGTCCTGCATTAGGAATGGGGTAGGTGGTGAGTGTGGGGACTCCTTTCTGCCCTGTAGCTACTTAACAAGCATGGAGTTTTGACGCTCTCTTCAGAAATTGCAAGTGTGAACTGCAACTAGCTACTACAGAGTAGAGATGTTCAGGGTTCCAGCCCACTAACAGTCAGTcatttttgcttttctccttttagagtttttctttttccttttaaaaacagaatttctgCAAAGATCCTGACATCTCTCAGGTCTACTGATACCTCGTCCTTGTGCATGAGTAATACCATTCGGCTTAAGAAATGATAGTACTCAAAAAATGAGTCCATTTTTTACACATATGATGTCCTGGGCTTATCTTTTAATAATACTGACACAATCCGAAACATCACCAGATAGAAAGAAGCCTGTTTGCAAAAGATTTTTAAACGTGAGCTTGTTCTGCACAAATAGAGGTCATGTTCTTatgtaggtttttaaaaatattttgagaagtCAATCCACATAGCATTCCATTCACATCCATATGTGTAGAGAGCTGGAATACTTGTGTCTTATAGCCTGGTACCCACATGCTGGCAAATAAGCTTCTCCCTGCTCAGGCAGATTATCTCTATGTAGGCGAGTGTGGCCAGCAGTGTGTAGgtctgatatatttatttctgtattgcttatttatatgctTTTATCAAGGAAGGACTGAGAAAGCTAGGGTGAACAAAATTGCGAAGCAAAACAGTGGAGTCAGAAACCAATCCAAACTTGTTAGTCCGAATTTTGCATAACAGGAACTTAACTAGAGAGATAGATCTATGTACGTATACAAAGCAAGATCATTCTGTAATGTAATTGAGAAAGACATGAGGCTGCCAGGATCAGAGACTGGGGGCCACTGACTGATCAATTGCTGGAGGGTGCCACACAGTGGGTGCAGCTGTCCTTGTGGCCTCCCATGTGGCAGTGGCTTGGCAATTCTGGGAACAGAATACTGGACTAAACAGACCTTAGGTcttatccagcagggctcttcttatgggggggggggggaggaagagctaTTACAGTACTGTGAAGCTTCACACCGTTGACCAATGTGCTAATGAGATTAACCCAGATATTCCAGGTGTAAGAGCTAGAAATGTGGCTGTGGTGGAAAGGATCCGCCATCACTCTGCGATACAGATTCTGCAGTTACATTAAGCAGGCTTGTACTTGGGTGGCCGGTGTTAATGCCAAACAATAAATGTGGATGACAATGGGTTTTGCTATACCAGATGCTGAGTGACAGGAAAACACTTtacaaatctttctttctttcaacttaTAATTTTGCTCTAAGTCTATTCTGAGATACTGACTTTGCCTCTGGAGTGGGGTGGATGTCACCTCACGGAGTCCTCTGTCTTGTGTGGGACTGTAGGGAACCATGATCTTCTAGGTCCTGGTTGCAAACAACAGGTGGCGGGTAGGAGTCAAATTTTGCATCTCCCCTTGCTCAGTGAGAAGTAAGAGAGCTTGTGGAGGAGCAAAGCTGACGGGGAAATAATAGCAATTAATCTTTCCTGCTTTGTTGATTAATCCCAGTCTGGTCCTGCTGTGTAAACAGCTTATTACTTCACATTAGGATCACAGAGCAACTTCATGAAGCTTCCATAATATTCCTATTATGCATTTCTCTAGCTTCTGTGGTCTGCCTTGAGCTGTAGGCTTGAAAAAGGCCCTCGTGGGAAAAGGCAATCCACCCCTGTGATCCAGGCAGGCTCTTCCCTCTATGATGCCCTATTCTCAACAGTTTAGGGAGAGCAGACATAAAGGCCAGAACCAGCAGAAGTATGGCCTGATTGCCATGTAAACAGTCATGCCAAGCTTGCATGAGGAACGGACCTCCCCCATGTGGGGCAAGTGCAACAGGAGGAGCTCCCTCTTTGAACAAAGGGTCGGTTTAGAGGTCAGGAACAAGGGATGCACTAAAACCACATCTTAAGAAACTCAAATACAATCTACTGTACTTACTTTTTCCAGTCGGAGGTTATCCAGTCCAGTAGTTCCTTAGGTCCAACCCGATTCACATGTTTCATCCCTCATAGCATGTGTCTTGGCCCTCTTGCTTGAGTCACTTGGAGCCAGTTGCTTTGCTTATGGCATCCTTTGGCCTGGATTGCTTGGGATGATCTGTGACAGGGGGCTGTGGCCAGATCAGTCCTCTTGGGTCAGAGGTTTGCGCTTGGATGACTCTGTGATCTCTTTTCAAAGCCCAGTTTTCAAGCTAAGATATATCTCTTGTCCTCCAACAGCCTTTCTGCCTGAGAGAAACAAAATGGGGATGTAGAAACTCTACCAGAATAAAAGGTGGCAGTGGTCCTTTTGATTTCACTTCAATAACTTAAGTTCAGCACCAGGTCCAGGTGTTCAGATGGCTCATGTCTCCCGTCAGTGAATTCCAAAAGTTGATTTGCTGGTATTTGAACCCTTAAAGTTCAGTCTTCACAAATCATTGTGGCCAAATACTGGTAGGATTTTGTGCTGTTAAAAGCAAGGACCTGGACTTGAATAAGCATCTCAGGAAGGGgaagaaacaacaacacaacattcCCTTGCAAACCTTGACACTAAGCACTTGGCAGGGTTGTTTATCCGGCTGTCCTTCCTGACTTGCAGTGCCTGTTTTTGTATCAGACTGGGGGCATTGATAGCTTTGGTGCCTGTTGAAAGAATTTCCCCCCACCTCAAGTTCCCCAATTTGCCTTCAGTTTTTTTAGTTTAGTTCATGGAAGGCAGGGAAGTGGTATGGCTGTGTCCTtcttttggtgtttgtttttgctttgacaGAATAGGCATGTTTCGGGAGCCAACCTATGTAGGCAAGTCAGTCACATCAACCCTTCGTGAAGGGTTCTGTGTGACAAAACAGTTCATGCAAACAACCCAGAATCAACCCATTTCCCAACAGTCTGGCCTCAGGAAGACCATACACTGCCCAGCGACTAAAGGGAGGCTTCTAAGCAATAAGATGAAATGAGGACAAGGCCTgccagggagaggggagggggcacagGACTGACAAACACTCCCCCACACCACCATCTCTCCCCACCATTGCCCCGCAGGGGAGGTGGTAGACAAACATTCTTGTCAGCAGTGATAGGAGCCAGCTGGGGAGGTTTAGAGCTGAGATGGATTAgatcttgttgctgctgctgctgctgctgctgcagcgcCAGCCACCGGCTTTATATTGGCTGGCTTCATCTCCAATCCCCTTTTGCTTGCTTGGCACCCAGGAGTGCGCACATACACTGCGGCTCCCGGTCTAGCTGAGCTTTGGCCCCCCAGCTTTTCCTCTTGGGAGCAACACCCATGGTTGCAAGGGAACAGCCATGAACTCCATGCTGGTTGGCATCCTCATGAGTGGCATGTATCTCCTAGCAGGTAATGACAGAGGCTGCTGAGGCAGAAGTGGAAGGTCTTATCCTGTCCTAGTGTGAGGGTGGACTCTTCTGGTGgccggcggggagggggggtaggTAGGTTGGGTGGGGTTGGACTGTGTAAATAAATGCAGGAGGATCTTTAAGAGGAGGTACCTTGTGTGTTCCCAGGATCAATCGGTCTCACTGGTATTTGGAAAGTTTTgctttgattccacactgtgggTGTGTCTGTTACTGGCTGTGCCTGGAGCGCTGGAAAGTGATTTCAGCTTCATGCTTTGGCTTCACGGTCAAATGCACTTTTGACTCCCTCATGTGATGTTTCTTATACCAACTCTGGGAGGAGGGGAATTCTCCTTTTTCTAGGGAGTAGGAATTGTTGCGAAAACTAAAAACACAACAGACTcaccaaaatggggggggggagcagttaTTTCTCTCTGGTTGGAGCCCTATAGTCTGGGGCTGCTCTCCCGGGGGCTATCAGAAGAAAGAGGTGCAAATAAGGGAGAGGAGGCTGTGTGTTTAACATGTTAAGCATGAGCAGAATTGTGTTGGCAGCAATTCCTCTGGCAATTAGGCTTTGCATAGTCCAGATTCTTCCCCAGAATGGGCGGGCTTGAAGAGATGGATGACCAAGGActtctctacacacacacaccccaccaaaaAGGCAAATTTCTTATTAATTCACACTTTTTGGGAGAGAACAACTGCCTCTGTTTCCCTTTGGTGTACACCCTACTGTACACAACTGTAACATTTGACTGTTTCAGAGGCAGAACACAGTTTTCTTTCAAGCAAGCATTTGAGGGCCTGCTTTTTAATTCTTTGCCCTATACATGCAGCACATCAGGGCTGTGGTTGAAGACTGGTGGCTTAGAGAATAGAAGGAAGAGCCATCTTCGgtgtggtggtttgtttgtttttttaatccctGATGACTTGTCATTTCTGACTGGCTTCTGAATACCACAGCAAGGGAGGTTTACCCATGCCACCAACAAGGGATTCAGGCTTtccaactgggggtggggggttaaaGGAGGCTGCCTCGTTTAACTATACAAGTGCAATAGGTTGAAAGCAATTCCGTGTTCAACACAATAGGGGGAAGAGTACTGCAAGTTCAGAACCCATTCACCGCAGCATCCTGCCAACGGTGTGTGTGACTCCAAGCAGTAAAGCAGGTTCTCTCCGGAAAGGGCCAGTGTTTCTCATCTTTATTCCTTCTGTTCCATTTTTGGGGGTGGCATCCTCTTTCTGGAATGGACTTCCTCTGGAAGTGACACATGGCTCCTCCCTCCAAAACTTTAGAAAACCTATCAGAACTGAATTGTTTACGGAGTCCTTCAGTGATGTTCTTCCATACTTGCTACTCTGTATTGTGTCAtgttttgttatacagtattttactttatgTGGTTATATTATTAGggcttttatttttatagtagaTGCCATTAGGTGTTTGCCCTCTTATtgtagttatatatattatttattcagctgGCGGGATGgtacaaattttgttttttgttggttttataaTAATTTTTAGTTTATCCTTCTATAACCAACCCTGAGTAGTATTCTCCCTAagttgggcagtatataagtgtACCTACTATAGCATAACCCTGTGGTTGAGAACTAGATTCTCAGAAATAGAAAGTAAAGTTATAGGTTCTCCTTTGGCTTTAGGATAGGAGGTGCTTCAGATTGGCAGGAGCAAGctgatgttttttttccatctccacaCTTTTGGAGGGGGCTTGAAGTGCATGCATTTGTGCACAAAAGTTAGTATACTTTGATTTTAAAGAAACTATGCTGCAGAGATGCTCTTTTTTCATGctgcctgcctccttctctgCATCAGGCTTCCAAAAGCACTCTGCCTCCCATAGGAGGGAGTATAGGTTATTTCCTGGCACGTAGCAGCCTACCTCATTTTGGCTGACTGCAAAAGCCTAAAGCAAAATCTTGTTATTTCCGGATTGGGGGCAGGAGTTGCCTTGAATGAATATGTAAATATAGGCAGGTCTACTAAGACCCCTTTCTCCCCCACACTGAAGCATCTGAAAAATGAAGTGACTTGGGGCCTTTACAGGGCAATGTTTGTTTGACTAGCATAATTTTGCAATTGTTGCTCAGTCATTGCATGGGGTTCCTTCCTTTTAAGCAGTTCTGCATATTTTTCCACTGGTACCCGTTCCTGTCTCAGTGCAATTCATGCAGCtgttgcatttgtgtgtgtgatgtgtggaATGCAACTGTGGATTGGGGATAAGCTCTCTGGCATAAATCATTAGGGAAGTGAcctgacacacacacaatgcTTGCCCTGTTTTCTTGCCTTCAGAAACACTCCAGCAGTGCAGCTCTACTCTAATGGCTTACTCACTAGTATAACTATTGTGGAACAGACATGAATATTCCAGTATGCCAAGTGAGAGGAATCACATTGGCAAGAAAGTAGATTGGATTGAGGGGAAATGTTGAAACCAGGCAAAGGGAATGAATGTAGGGAAGGCACTTAAGTCTATCAGccctctgtttattttatttatttatttctcccagTGAGGGGATCTTAATTGTCCACATGGAAGTAAGAGGAAGTCTAATTTCTTCAGGACACTTCTGGCTGTGCTGCACCTGATAGAAGAgtgtgattttccccatttttgagggaaagttttcttcttccatttcactTGTTGGTGAGCCATCTCTCACCCACCCTTCCTCTCACTCAATTTCTGTCTGAATGGGATAGACAcatgaaaacagcagatacaacCAGCTGAGACTCAGTGTGATCTGTGGTGGCAACTTATATTTTCTCTACCACACCAAACAAACAAGGCAGAAATCAAAACAGCTCATTTCCCAGGGGGAGGTTCTGTTCTTAATTAGCTATCGATATTAGGTTGTACGATCACCAGGAGGATTAATTTACTCCCTAGCACACAGTGCATGCCCCAGAGGTAACATCCTGGAACCCGAGTAGTAGACGGAAAGACAATTGGCCTTAACAGGAAGGTGGGAGGATGTGTTTTTAATTCTCCCCTCCAGACCTCCTGGCCCAAAACACACTCTTCATTCAGGAGCTGAGATCTTTGGGCAGGGAAAGTAATTAGCAATGAAGCCCCATTCTCTATACACTCCTGTTTTGCAGCCAACCTATTATCCCATGCAGACTTTGCATGACCACAGAATATCCTATCTAAACCTAGGTTTGTTGGCAAAAGAAATTGTATACAACCATTAGGTGGCATGATAGCACTTTTCTCTAATAAACAGGATTATTGCCTTCTGAAGTTCAAGCTGTTGAAGACGGAGTTAAAGAAAAATCCTGTTTTCCATCACATGGATGTGAAGGAATCTACTTACTACCAATCTGTCTAATGCAACAGAGGAAGTTCAACTTGTACCTGATCTTTCCCATTTATATTTCCTTGCCTaagtgaaaaggaggaggaggaggaggagcatgtTCTGCATGCCTTTTGTGCTCTGGTTCCTTCCAGACCTGCAGGCAGGGTTTAATACTATTAAGCTGAATAATCCAGACTTTGTTTATCTGTGCAGCTGTCTTGGAAGATTACTGGGAACCTGTGATAGGGGGTTGGAGGGACAAGAAGCTTCTTAAGTGGggggttgtgtgtatgtgtgtgatatgTGTGTTTTCCTTGCTGTGTATATATGCGCAGTCTCAGCACCTGATTTCTGCATTAACTTGTTCTTACCTTCTCTCTGCTAGGTATTGAATGTGCCACTGATATTGATGAGTGTGAAGACAACCCCTGCGAAAACGGGGGTGCCTGTGAGGATGGCATCGCTGACTACATCTGCCATTGCATCCTTGGCCCAGACGGCACTGCCTGGGGTGGGAAGAACTGTTCTGTGGAGCTCACTGGGTGCCAGAGTCACAGCTGCCAAAACGAGGCCTTTTGCATCCCCACCTACAAGTCTGAGGTCCACGGATACCTGTGTCGATGCCGCCCTGGATACTTCGGCCCCCTGTGTTCCACACCAACCACCTTCTCCTTCACATCAAGCATTTACCTCTTTATCAACATGTCTGCAAACAGTGAGAGCCCAAGTGACATAGCAAGGGGTCCCCTAACCAGCGTGTCGCTCCGGTTCCGGACCACCCTTCCTGATGCCATTCTGTTCTATCGAGGCCACCAGATGGAACACCTTTACTTGGAGCTCTCTGGAGGACTTCTGCGTGTCACATTTTTGATACATGAAGCCACATCATCTTTTACCATGGACGCACCACAGGTGGATGATGGCCAGTGGCATAAAGCTGAGGTCCTTCTGCAAGATTCTCTTGAGCTCAGGCTGTGGCATGAATCCTGTGAGGCAGGTGTCTGTCTGTTCAGACACCCTCTTAGAGAGACAGTCCCTGTTTCCCTCCTGCCCTCCTTCCTGCAAATTTATATTGGGGGAGTTGATGAGGAGTTAGTGGCTCGTCCCACAAAGAGTTTCATCGGCTGCTTAGAAGACTTGCAGATTGACACGAAGATTGTCCTGCCACAGGATGTGGCTGGATTGCAGTCTTCTGGATTCCAGCTTGGCTGTGAGAGGACGGAGTGGTGTCTCTCTGAGCCTTGTTCACATGGTGGCCAGTGCATCGATCTCTGGGCGGACTTTCGCTGCCACTGTTCTCGGCCTTATGAAGGCCGGATGTGCTCTTATGGTGAGTAATAAGCTTGGTCTCTTGTTGGCCCCTTTGAGAGGGAGGTGAGGAAACAAAAACCTCTTTGGGAAGGTGATCTTGGCTTTTGAGGCGGGGCAGTTCCTAGTTTACATGCTGGACCTTGAAAGGCAAGCATCATACTTTCCTTGGCTCTTCAGGCCCTGCTAGCAGACTCTTCCAGAGAACAATAGAAAGAGAGGGCTTAAAAAGTCACGAAGGTTAAATGCTGTCGCCAACACTCAAGGACAGGCAATTGCATGCAGCCCTCAAGGGTTTGTTGCCACAGCCTGGGTATGCGAGGGTCTGGTTGTTCTTATATCCTGAAGAACCACCACCAAAAGTACAGTATCAGGGCCAAGCCTAGCCTGGTAGGCTCTCAGGGCACCTTGGTCCCCTCAGTTTGgacatggcattttttttttcttatatttcctCAGAATCTCCTGCAGCAACATTTGGCCAAGACAACTCCTTGAGCTTTGCCACTTTTACAATTAGCAACAATCTTGGAGTGAACCTCAACCTATCATTTTTCATCCGGACTCTAAAGCCCAGTGGCCTGGTGTTCCAGATCAGCAACCCAAGTGACATGTTCCTTACCGTGTACCTGAAAGATGGGCAGCTCCTGGTAGAGGCACCGTCTGCTGCTCCTGTTGGGCCTTCTGGATACCTGGCTGACGGGACAAAGCACTTTGTAATGCTTTCCTTCCAGGACGGTCTTGCTCACGCTATCCTTTTAGACAGAGAGGAGACACTAGGACCTCTGGTGGTGACTCCTGTCCTCGCTGGCTCCAAGATTAATATAGGTGGGCTCCCGGACCAAGAGAGCATCAGCAACTGGGGAGGGCATTTCAAAGGCTGCCTTCAGGATGTACAGCTCAATCATCACCAGCTGCAGTTTTTTGCACATCCAGCCAATAACAGTTTTCTGCAAGAGGTGTATGTGGGGCATCCCACTAATGTTGTTTCAGGGTGTGTCTCAGATGATACATGCAAGGTAAGAGGCAACTGCTAAAGACAGTTGTCCAACTTCAGCTCACTTACACCACACATGGAAAGAATGCTTCTGTgaccttaatttaaaaaaaaaaggggggggttccTTAATGGATCATTAATGCTATGCCGCATCAAGCCTTTTCAGCCCAGCTCTGATTTCCCAACTTTGGCCAGTCAGATATCCCTGAGATGTTCAAAACAGGTTCCATGAAACACTATGGCTGTTCTTGCCAATCGCTCTAGCCTTTGCAATCCTCACAAGCAATGGGGAAAAACAGAGCTGTAGGGAGGGTATCTTGCTCATCATCTCCCGAGTCTTTATTACTGTCTAcctcaggggatgtttttttgcagcagaaagaagcacacttgggcaggaaatgaaatgaaaagcagaaaaaaagccaaaaattagTCTCCAGAGTATAAGTGAAGGCAAGAAAGTTCTTGCTTGAAGTTCGAGGTTCAACTGCCTGCTATGCAGCTATTTTCCCCCCTGTCcagtggctgctgctgcttcattaTCCATCCACCTTTCTCACCCCTTAGACCTTCAGAGGTGCATGTCTCCATTTCATCTCCACTGCTGGAAAGCTGGTATCTTCTTCCCTGATCAAGTTTCTCTTTTGTCTTCCAGTCTGAACCATGCCTCAATGGCGGCCACTGCACTGTCACCTGGAATGACTTCAACTGCAGCTGCCCCAGCGACTTCACTGGCAAGCACTGTGAGGAGAAAGTGTGGTGCAAAAGTGAGCCATGTCCTCAAGGCACAACCTGCGTTGATGTCCTGTCTGGCTACGTTTGTGAGTTCCGCTGTGGGATCTTTGGCCTATCACACATTTGGCTTTCAATTTATGAGGTTAAGTGGGGTCTGAAGAACTTTGCACAAATCCCATCCTTCTGCTCCTCATCTGGTACAAATACTAATGCTGAAAAGGATCCCAGTTCCACCAAATACAGCTTGCCCTTTAAAGGGCCAACTGTGTATACAAAAGAAGGTTGGAGTCTGTTGGGGGTGGTGGTAACTCATCCATGTCAAATGGACTCATACATGTTTCTCAGAAATTTCTTTATTCTCTCTGTGCAGTCATACATACAGATTCTTTATCTGTTTGGAACTTCTGTAGTTAGCCTAGACCAGCGATGGCAAActtatggcacacgtgccacagctggcacagagagccctttctgcaggcacgcAGGCCATATGTTgctggatcactactcccccctccccatgcagccaaacctgagaaggcaacTGCAGCCGCGATGTGGCGCTTCAACAggcggatccggagcagctggtgctggcggcggatccagagtggggtctcgaggcacatctgtgcccaggattcccccttcagctgccacttctggttccgctgCGGTGGCACGCTGCCAACTGGCGGGTTTTTTCTTCCCTAGTTTGTGCACGCAAGCCCGAAAAGGTTTGCTGCCACTGGCCTAAACTATACTGCTACCTTCCAGTCACACTGAACAAGTACATACTTCTCTTTTGGTGTCCACAATAAAAGCATCAGAAAGCGTTAATTAATCACAGCAAGCAACTCTAGAAAAACTACTAGAGCAGAGGAGGGCTCCACCCCTTCCTCCCCATATCATAATGGTTAACAAGTGTCATCCCCAGAGAATCTGTTCCTAGTAGATGTCTTCGCTAAGCTCTTCAGAGTTCGGTGCAGGCCACCCTCTCAATGCTGATTCTCCAAGTTCTCTGACCACTGTGTTCCTCTTCTGCCTCTTTGCAGGTCTGGCCAATGCCACCTTCTACGAGCATAATGCAGTTGAATTCTCCACCAACGCAACCATCACCAGGGCTCTGCACAGTCTCCGCCTGGACTTCAGAACACGGGATGAAGATGCTGTCTTGCTCCAAGCTGTAGAAGAGATAGATTCTCTCTTGGTGGCAATTCATAACTCATCTCTGTTGGTGGAGATCAGGAGTGGGAACGGTGTTGAGGGAGTGAACTTCCTGAGCGAAGTGTCTGTCTCAGACGGCTCCTGGCATGAGCTTGTGTTGTCCATGGAAGAGCCGTCAGCCCTTTTATCGAGGTGGCACCTCTGTCTGGACAGCTCCATGAACACAACCCTTGACGGGAATGCTGGGAATCTGGACTTCCTGAAAAGCAAGACCATTATCATACTAGGCGAAAACTTCACAGGCTGCCTTGGACATGCAGATATAGGCGGCGTGTTTCTGCCACTGGCTATGCCCAACACATATCCCCAGCCAGAGCAGTTCT contains:
- the CRB2 gene encoding protein crumbs homolog 2 isoform X1, with protein sequence MDFRVSLLLPLSLWLWGFVSSEQVSVCSSSPCKNGGTCMDLEDGYRCLCPQSPLAYAGEDCDSLYDVCTGHPCPSGWVCSRTPGYLNYTCHCEPGLKGLSCSVEGDECKSSPCLQPDFECIRISSGFGCQCQSGDGCEAELSVCSSRPCRNNGTCIENNGGYTCECQPGHLGLHCEEDVDECASSPCQNGAICLDRVNEYNCFCVPGFQGHHCEIDINECASRPCRHNSTCLNLMDHYACECLAGYTGVNCEVEIDECESDPCWHGGTCNDYIGFFTCSCMPGYEGPECEVDVDECQSQPCLNGGTCHDFVNSYQCDCINTGFEGSYCELDILECASQPCQNGATCLEGVGLYHCVCWPGYMGEHCEEDVDECATDPCLNGGECFERSNQSYYGKYKDFPEQFSYEEAAGFICRCPPGFEGEVCSININECMSQPCQNGGSCIDLVNSYLCHCLPGYSGIECATDIDECEDNPCENGGACEDGIADYICHCILGPDGTAWGGKNCSVELTGCQSHSCQNEAFCIPTYKSEVHGYLCRCRPGYFGPLCSTPTTFSFTSSIYLFINMSANSESPSDIARGPLTSVSLRFRTTLPDAILFYRGHQMEHLYLELSGGLLRVTFLIHEATSSFTMDAPQVDDGQWHKAEVLLQDSLELRLWHESCEAGVCLFRHPLRETVPVSLLPSFLQIYIGGVDEELVARPTKSFIGCLEDLQIDTKIVLPQDVAGLQSSGFQLGCERTEWCLSEPCSHGGQCIDLWADFRCHCSRPYEGRMCSYESPAATFGQDNSLSFATFTISNNLGVNLNLSFFIRTLKPSGLVFQISNPSDMFLTVYLKDGQLLVEAPSAAPVGPSGYLADGTKHFVMLSFQDGLAHAILLDREETLGPLVVTPVLAGSKINIGGLPDQESISNWGGHFKGCLQDVQLNHHQLQFFAHPANNSFLQEVYVGHPTNVVSGCVSDDTCKSEPCLNGGHCTVTWNDFNCSCPSDFTGKHCEEKVWCKSEPCPQGTTCVDVLSGYVCLANATFYEHNAVEFSTNATITRALHSLRLDFRTRDEDAVLLQAVEEIDSLLVAIHNSSLLVEIRSGNGVEGVNFLSEVSVSDGSWHELVLSMEEPSALLSRWHLCLDSSMNTTLDGNAGNLDFLKSKTIIILGENFTGCLGHADIGGVFLPLAMPNTYPQPEQFLQINSAEALLGCHGAEVCSPSPCQHGGSCQDLFNAFSCACSPGWEGLLCQNNIDDCKSGPCLHGECRDEVGDFQCECHKGYIGKRCQINVDDCIRHQCQNGGTCVDGVYSYSCKCPPQFTGPLCEWPFPPEQCGKNFTCLNGGKCISGPWGANCTCKPGYTGRKCQININECDPNPCQNGGTCQDSVNRYRCVCSASYTGERCDVDRGTPSAFFPFPFIEVVVPVACGCLLLLIIILVLMILTARKRRQSEGTYSPSQQEVAGARLEMDSVLKVPPEERLI